The Polyangiaceae bacterium genome includes a region encoding these proteins:
- a CDS encoding potassium transporter Kef, giving the protein MSSILVLVGLLVLAYLGSIFVGGRAIRGYGLPSGSEWVLLGLVVGPHALGAVDRATLAALEPVAQVALAWLALVIGVDYGFVGARRIRARRLFAGVLLALGSGVGVASAFAVYAQSFTTLRGHDLLVTCIGVGAVSCETTRYAVRWVVERYAAEGPLSDLVADVSEADDVIPVVAITLAFALDPAPGLALSLPFWGVALSILGSGVLLGALASALLRVEERVTQTWGIVLGAALFGIGIATRLGSSALGICFMLGLTLSLLAGRRHELRAMLERTEHSVLLPVLVLAGAYVDLDAPPRLLLLIAVVLLARIAVKWTSGSLLRFSRGGKKAGPLLGFGLLSSGGVALAFGLAFAFRFRGEVGQTVLVVATAVTLFGELVGPTSLRFALKRAGEVEPPTSSRTSAGRSSRPPARAP; this is encoded by the coding sequence GTGAGCTCCATCCTGGTCTTGGTGGGCCTGCTCGTCCTGGCCTACCTCGGCAGCATCTTCGTGGGTGGCCGCGCCATCCGCGGCTACGGCCTGCCCTCCGGCTCGGAGTGGGTGCTGCTCGGGCTGGTCGTCGGACCGCACGCGCTCGGCGCGGTCGATCGCGCGACGCTCGCGGCGCTCGAGCCCGTGGCCCAGGTGGCGTTGGCCTGGCTCGCGCTGGTGATCGGCGTGGACTACGGCTTCGTCGGGGCGCGCCGTATCCGGGCGCGGCGGCTCTTCGCCGGCGTGCTGTTGGCGCTCGGCTCCGGCGTCGGCGTCGCCAGCGCCTTCGCGGTCTACGCCCAGAGCTTCACCACCCTGCGCGGGCACGATCTCCTGGTGACCTGCATCGGCGTCGGCGCCGTCTCGTGCGAGACCACCCGCTACGCCGTGCGCTGGGTGGTGGAGCGCTACGCGGCCGAAGGCCCGCTCTCGGATCTGGTCGCCGACGTCTCCGAAGCCGACGACGTCATCCCCGTGGTCGCCATCACCCTGGCTTTCGCGCTGGATCCGGCGCCGGGGCTCGCCCTCAGCCTGCCGTTCTGGGGCGTGGCGCTCAGCATCCTCGGCAGCGGGGTGTTGCTCGGAGCGCTGGCCTCCGCCCTGCTCCGGGTGGAAGAACGCGTGACCCAGACCTGGGGCATCGTGCTCGGCGCGGCCCTCTTCGGCATCGGCATCGCCACGCGCCTGGGCAGCTCCGCGCTCGGGATCTGCTTCATGCTCGGGCTCACCCTCTCGCTCCTGGCGGGGCGCCGCCACGAGCTCCGCGCGATGCTCGAACGCACCGAGCACTCGGTGCTCCTGCCGGTGCTGGTGCTCGCCGGCGCCTACGTGGATCTCGACGCGCCGCCGCGGTTGCTGCTCTTGATCGCCGTCGTCCTCCTCGCTCGAATCGCGGTCAAATGGACGAGCGGCTCGCTCCTGCGCTTCTCGCGGGGTGGCAAGAAGGCTGGGCCCTTGCTCGGGTTCGGGCTGCTCTCCTCGGGCGGCGTGGCGCTGGCGTTCGGCCTGGCGTTCGCCTTCAGATTCCGCGGTGAAGTCGGGCAGACCGTGCTGGTCGTCGCGACCGCGGTCACCCTGTTCGGCGAGCTCGTCGGCCCCACGTCGCTCCGCTTCGCGCTCAAGCGCGCCGGCGAGGTCGAGCCTCCGACGTCGTCGCGCACCTCCGCCGGCCGGTCGAGCCGACCGCCAGCGAGGGCCCCGTGA
- a CDS encoding cation:proton antiporter — MSGVAQQKSVTARLTQLVTLVAVFGLLWLGVRVVPESHGMGQLIGAIGFLLLAGTLTSELCEVVGLPHLTGYILAGVVAGPHLLGLIDHETVGRLSVVNTLALALIALAGGAELRVADLRSAFKSLASAMFFQSLIVLAVTTGAFFLLARFMPFTAGLSKLGVLAAGLLWGVLAVSRSPSVTLAILSQTRAQGPVARFTLAFVMASDVVVLVMLAVAMMLARQLLDPAAQASFEDFEHLGHELLGSASLGTTLGILLTLYLRFVGTELLVVLMALGYGLTAGIQYLRFDPLLTFLIAGFVVENFSQQGKKLLYGVEQTSAIVFVVFFASAGAHLDIPLLRSLWPLALALAACRAAATWVAHSLSTRVAGDPPPIRRWGWAGLVSQAGLTLGLSVVIARAFPSFGDPLRSLCIAVVAVNEVVGPVLFKLALDKTGETALPPGPDPV; from the coding sequence GTGAGCGGCGTCGCCCAGCAGAAGTCCGTCACCGCGCGGCTGACCCAGCTCGTGACGCTGGTCGCGGTGTTCGGGCTGCTCTGGCTCGGGGTGCGCGTCGTGCCGGAGTCCCACGGCATGGGCCAGCTGATCGGCGCCATCGGCTTCTTGCTCCTGGCCGGGACTCTGACCAGCGAGCTCTGCGAGGTCGTCGGTCTTCCCCACCTCACCGGCTACATCCTGGCAGGCGTCGTCGCCGGCCCACACCTGCTCGGCCTGATCGACCACGAGACGGTCGGTCGCCTCTCGGTCGTCAACACGCTGGCCCTCGCCTTGATCGCCCTCGCCGGCGGGGCGGAGCTGCGGGTCGCGGATCTCCGCAGCGCCTTCAAGAGCCTCGCCTCGGCAATGTTCTTCCAGTCGCTGATCGTGCTCGCGGTCACCACGGGAGCGTTCTTCCTGCTCGCGCGCTTCATGCCGTTCACCGCAGGGCTCTCCAAGCTGGGCGTGCTCGCCGCCGGCCTGCTCTGGGGCGTCTTGGCGGTGAGCCGCAGCCCGAGCGTCACCTTGGCCATCCTGTCGCAAACGCGCGCCCAGGGGCCCGTCGCGCGTTTCACGCTCGCCTTCGTCATGGCGTCCGACGTGGTCGTGCTGGTCATGCTGGCGGTGGCGATGATGCTCGCGCGCCAGCTCCTCGATCCCGCCGCCCAGGCGTCGTTCGAGGACTTCGAGCATCTGGGACACGAGCTGTTGGGCAGCGCGTCTCTCGGCACGACGCTCGGCATTTTGCTCACGCTCTACCTGCGCTTCGTCGGCACCGAGCTCCTGGTGGTGCTGATGGCGCTGGGCTACGGCCTGACCGCCGGCATTCAGTACCTCCGCTTCGATCCGCTGCTCACCTTCCTGATCGCGGGCTTCGTGGTCGAGAACTTCTCCCAGCAGGGCAAGAAGCTCCTCTACGGGGTGGAGCAGACCAGCGCCATCGTGTTCGTGGTCTTCTTCGCCTCCGCCGGCGCGCACCTGGACATCCCGCTGCTGCGCTCGCTGTGGCCGCTGGCGCTCGCGCTGGCGGCGTGCCGCGCCGCGGCCACCTGGGTGGCGCACTCGCTGAGCACCCGCGTGGCCGGCGACCCGCCGCCGATCCGGCGCTGGGGTTGGGCGGGCCTGGTCTCGCAGGCCGGGCTCACGCTCGGCCTGTCGGTGGTGATCGCGAGGGCGTTCCCGAGCTTCGGCGACCCGCTCCGCTCGCTGTGCATCGCCGTGGTCGCCGTGAACGAGGTCGTCGGGCCGGTGCTGTTCAAGCTGGCCCTGGACAAGACCGGCGAAACCGCGCTGCCGCCGGGACCCGACCCCGTGTAG